In one window of Nitrospiria bacterium DNA:
- the yajC gene encoding preprotein translocase subunit YajC: MGIFSTIVWAQETGGAPAAAPSAGPGGMVVSFLPFVLIFVVFYFLLILPQQRKQKKHKGMLEALKKGDRVLTTGGLLGTVAALNKHVVTIQVADNVRVKIRRDYIAELQEEPDEGS, from the coding sequence ATGGGAATCTTCTCAACGATCGTGTGGGCTCAAGAAACGGGAGGGGCCCCCGCGGCGGCTCCGTCCGCCGGACCGGGAGGGATGGTGGTCTCTTTCCTGCCGTTTGTCCTGATTTTCGTCGTGTTCTATTTTCTTTTGATCCTTCCCCAGCAACGAAAGCAGAAGAAGCACAAGGGCATGCTGGAGGCCCTGAAGAAGGGCGATCGGGTGTTGACCACCGGCGGGCTCTTGGGCACCGTTGCGGCTCTGAATAAACATGTGGTCACGATCCAGGTGGCGGACAACGTCCGGGTCAAAATCCGGCGCGACTACATCGCGGAACTTCAGGAAGAGCCGGATGAAGGATCCTGA
- the tgt gene encoding tRNA guanosine(34) transglycosylase Tgt: MTFTVLDKEGETRARCGRLETRHGSIQTPVFMPVGTAGTVKTLSPDELKELGVEIILGNAYHLYLRPGHKLIAELGGLHRFISWDRPILTDSGGYQVFSLARLCKVTDQGAAFQSHLDGSPHFFSPEFDMEIQEALGADIIMTLDECLPYPSSPEATRAALDRTMEWARRCKQSHQRRDQTLFGIVQGGFYPELRREAALRLLDLGFEGYALGGLSVGETPSMMREVVDQVVPLLPEDRPRYLMGVGMPEDLLECVVRGIDMFDCVIPTRHARTGWLFTSFGRVVIKNAQYARDESPIDPACDCTTCRRFSRAYLRHLFMAQETLALRLNTIHNLNYFIRLMEQLRQAIREKRLLRYREEFYRMRRDAGRTDGSVGLTKEE; the protein is encoded by the coding sequence ATGACGTTCACGGTTCTGGACAAAGAGGGCGAAACGCGGGCCCGCTGCGGACGATTGGAGACACGGCACGGCTCGATCCAGACGCCGGTCTTCATGCCGGTCGGCACCGCCGGGACGGTCAAGACGCTTTCCCCGGACGAACTGAAGGAACTCGGCGTCGAGATCATCCTCGGCAATGCCTATCATCTCTACCTTCGCCCGGGTCATAAGCTCATCGCCGAATTGGGGGGACTGCACCGCTTCATTTCGTGGGACCGGCCGATCCTGACGGACAGCGGCGGCTATCAGGTCTTCAGTCTAGCCCGGCTGTGCAAGGTGACGGATCAGGGGGCGGCGTTTCAGTCCCACCTCGACGGTTCGCCGCACTTCTTCTCGCCGGAGTTCGACATGGAGATCCAGGAAGCCCTGGGGGCGGACATCATCATGACGCTGGATGAGTGTCTCCCGTATCCCAGCAGCCCGGAGGCGACGCGCGCCGCTCTTGACCGGACAATGGAATGGGCGCGACGGTGCAAGCAGTCGCATCAACGTCGGGATCAAACGCTGTTCGGGATCGTGCAAGGCGGGTTCTATCCCGAACTGAGGCGGGAAGCGGCGCTGCGATTGCTCGACCTGGGATTCGAGGGGTACGCCCTGGGCGGGCTCAGCGTCGGCGAGACGCCCTCGATGATGCGGGAGGTGGTGGATCAGGTGGTTCCGCTCCTTCCGGAGGATCGCCCGCGGTATCTGATGGGCGTGGGGATGCCGGAGGATTTGTTGGAGTGCGTGGTTCGGGGAATCGACATGTTCGACTGCGTGATTCCCACTCGCCATGCGCGAACGGGATGGTTGTTCACGTCCTTCGGAAGGGTGGTCATTAAAAACGCCCAGTATGCCCGCGATGAATCGCCCATCGATCCGGCCTGCGACTGCACCACCTGTCGCCGGTTCTCGCGGGCCTATCTGCGGCATCTTTTCATGGCCCAGGAAACGCTGGCCCTTCGGCTGAACACGATCCATAATCTAAATTACTTTATTCGTCTTATGGAGCAGCTGCGACAGGCGATTCGCGAAAAGCGGCTGTTGCGATACCGGGAGGAGTTTTATCGCATGCGCCGCGACGCAGGGCGGACGGATGGAAGCGTCGGTTTAACGAAGGAGGAATAA
- the argS gene encoding arginine--tRNA ligase encodes MTKDCLIKEMLLKAWEQASGEGKILSRPDPDKVVVEIPKETVQADFATTVAMMLAPMEGRPPREIAQTFLHYLQKDPGGILDQVQLAGPGYINITLKQDQWRRVLPEINAQGKRFGRLDIGKGQKVQIEFVSANPTGPLHVGHGRWAAVGNALANLLEAAGYQVHREYYNNDSGRQVKLLGWSVYARYQQLLGHAAADPEDGYRGGYITGIAQRLVDRYGKEFLGRPADECLGFFTRHSLEEMTGVIREDLTAFGIAFDDWFSEASLFQSGAVQNALDELREKDYLYDQDGALWFRSTHFGDDKDRVVRKEDGEYTYLASDIAYHRDKLARGFDLLIDIWGADHHGYTARMEAAVQALGYPRTRLRILIGQLVKLVRNGQPVPMSKRAGEFVTLRDVVGEVGKDAALFFFLMRRLDSPMEFDLELAKRQSNENPVYYVQYAHARLCSVGRQAEEQGIRPIDPNQVRLDRLAEPEELKLIKRLDFFPRLIEESAGALEPHRLTFYLLDLAGLLHNYYYKHRFISADDDLTQARLLLVGAVRTVMANALDILGVAALERM; translated from the coding sequence ATGACAAAAGATTGTCTGATTAAAGAGATGCTTCTGAAGGCGTGGGAGCAGGCCTCCGGGGAAGGGAAAATCCTTTCCCGGCCCGATCCGGACAAGGTGGTGGTCGAAATCCCGAAGGAGACCGTCCAGGCCGACTTTGCGACCACCGTCGCGATGATGCTGGCCCCGATGGAGGGCCGTCCTCCTCGCGAGATCGCCCAGACGTTCCTGCACTACCTTCAGAAAGATCCGGGCGGGATCCTCGACCAGGTCCAGTTGGCGGGTCCGGGTTACATCAATATCACCCTAAAACAGGATCAGTGGCGCCGGGTCCTGCCGGAAATCAACGCGCAAGGAAAACGGTTCGGCCGCCTCGATATCGGGAAGGGCCAAAAGGTTCAGATCGAGTTTGTCAGCGCCAATCCGACCGGCCCGTTGCATGTCGGTCACGGGCGATGGGCCGCCGTGGGAAATGCGCTGGCGAATCTTCTGGAGGCGGCGGGGTATCAGGTCCATCGGGAATATTACAACAACGATTCCGGGCGACAGGTGAAACTGCTGGGATGGTCGGTCTATGCGCGCTACCAGCAGCTTTTGGGCCATGCCGCGGCCGATCCCGAAGACGGTTATCGGGGCGGCTATATCACGGGTATCGCGCAACGTCTGGTCGACCGCTACGGGAAAGAATTTCTCGGCCGTCCGGCCGACGAGTGTCTCGGGTTTTTCACGCGGCATTCGCTGGAGGAAATGACGGGCGTGATCCGGGAGGACCTGACGGCCTTCGGGATCGCGTTTGACGACTGGTTCAGCGAGGCGTCCCTTTTCCAAAGCGGCGCCGTCCAGAACGCCTTGGATGAGTTGCGGGAAAAAGATTATCTCTATGATCAGGACGGCGCTCTGTGGTTTCGGTCGACGCATTTCGGGGACGATAAGGATCGCGTGGTCCGGAAGGAAGACGGCGAGTACACCTATCTGGCGTCCGATATCGCCTATCATCGGGACAAGCTCGCGCGCGGATTCGACCTGTTGATCGACATCTGGGGTGCGGATCACCACGGCTACACGGCGAGAATGGAGGCGGCGGTCCAGGCCCTGGGGTATCCCAGGACGCGGCTTCGGATCCTGATCGGGCAGCTGGTCAAGCTGGTTCGGAACGGCCAGCCGGTTCCGATGTCGAAACGGGCCGGCGAATTCGTGACCCTTCGCGACGTGGTCGGCGAGGTGGGCAAGGACGCCGCGCTGTTCTTTTTTCTCATGCGCCGTCTTGACAGTCCGATGGAATTCGACCTGGAGCTGGCGAAGCGCCAATCCAACGAGAACCCGGTCTATTACGTCCAGTATGCCCATGCCCGCTTGTGCAGCGTCGGACGGCAGGCCGAGGAGCAGGGAATTCGTCCGATTGATCCAAATCAGGTCCGCCTCGATCGCTTGGCGGAGCCGGAGGAACTGAAACTCATCAAGCGGCTCGATTTCTTTCCGAGACTGATCGAGGAAAGCGCGGGCGCCCTGGAGCCGCATCGATTGACGTTCTATCTTCTCGACCTGGCCGGCCTTCTGCATAATTATTATTACAAGCACCGGTTCATTTCGGCGGATGACGACCTTACCCAGGCCCGCTTGCTGTTGGTCGGCGCGGTGCGGACGGTGATGGCCAACGCCCTGGACATTCTAGGGGTCGCGGCCCTGGAAAGAATGTAG
- the glp gene encoding gephyrin-like molybdotransferase Glp has protein sequence MIPVEKARSLVLDQIQRMGTEKQDLLHSLGRVLAEPVVSGRDHPPWNSSAMDGYAVRHEDVSTASEKKPVRLDVVEEIAAGALPTKTVEKGQAGRIMTGAPVPKGADAVVRVEDTRTEGDSVQIVCPAERGENVRLRGEDIQAGLVVLAQNSVMGPAEVGMLASVGRSHVLVYQRPRVAILATGNELADFHEPLTPNKIMNSNGYALAAQVLEAGGVPVILGIARDNREDLQDRLTQARSSDLILISGGVSVGMYDFVKDVLEQLGILMAFWKVAMKPGEPLAFGSLQGKPIFGLPGNPVSTMVTFEQFVRPALRKMEGHTLLFRPVIEASLMERLTKKPGKTHFVRAVVKKTGDRYEVWTTGSQSSGVLTSMVKADGLLIFPSESDEMAKGQVVKVQLLGKSFLGQPDPGY, from the coding sequence ATGATTCCGGTTGAAAAGGCGCGGTCGTTGGTGCTTGATCAAATCCAGCGAATGGGAACCGAGAAACAGGATCTCCTTCATTCGTTGGGGCGCGTGCTGGCCGAACCGGTGGTCTCGGGACGGGATCATCCGCCGTGGAACAGTTCCGCGATGGACGGCTATGCGGTCCGGCACGAGGATGTCTCGACAGCCTCAGAAAAAAAACCGGTTCGCCTGGATGTGGTTGAGGAGATTGCGGCGGGCGCCCTTCCGACCAAGACCGTCGAAAAAGGACAGGCCGGTCGGATCATGACAGGGGCGCCTGTTCCGAAGGGGGCGGATGCGGTCGTTCGCGTTGAGGACACCCGCACGGAAGGGGATTCCGTCCAGATCGTTTGTCCCGCCGAGCGGGGCGAAAATGTCCGCCTGCGCGGCGAGGATATCCAGGCCGGTCTTGTCGTTCTGGCCCAAAACAGCGTGATGGGTCCGGCGGAGGTGGGGATGCTGGCTTCTGTGGGCCGGTCCCATGTCCTTGTTTACCAGCGTCCGCGGGTTGCGATTCTTGCGACGGGCAATGAACTGGCCGATTTCCATGAGCCGTTGACCCCGAACAAAATCATGAACAGCAACGGGTATGCATTGGCGGCTCAGGTGCTCGAAGCGGGAGGCGTTCCGGTGATCCTCGGCATCGCGAGGGATAACCGCGAGGATCTTCAAGACCGCCTGACGCAGGCGCGGTCGTCCGATCTAATTCTGATTTCGGGAGGCGTCTCGGTCGGGATGTACGATTTCGTCAAGGATGTGCTGGAACAACTGGGGATCCTGATGGCTTTCTGGAAGGTTGCGATGAAACCGGGCGAGCCGCTGGCCTTCGGCAGCCTTCAAGGGAAACCCATTTTCGGCCTTCCGGGAAATCCCGTATCGACGATGGTGACCTTTGAACAATTTGTGCGGCCGGCGCTCCGGAAGATGGAGGGGCACACCTTGCTGTTCCGCCCGGTCATCGAGGCGAGCCTGATGGAACGGCTCACGAAGAAGCCGGGGAAGACCCATTTCGTGAGAGCGGTGGTGAAAAAAACGGGGGACCGCTATGAAGTCTGGACAACGGGAAGCCAGAGCTCCGGCGTCCTGACCTCGATGGTCAAAGCCGACGGCCTCTTGATCTTTCCGTCGGAGTCCGATGAAATGGCGAAGGGACAGGTTGTGAAGGTGCAGCTGCTGGGCAAAAGCTTTTTAGGTCAACCCGATCCGGGATATTAA
- a CDS encoding c-type cytochrome codes for MNKILSVFGNKKAVAVGIVTVALIASGSVVLTLAQTKDEKAPAAAAGAGRPAKPSQPDIDAGKQIYFKKCVWCHGPEGAGDGPSADRLWPRPRNFNAGTFKIRTTASGELPTENDLFLTVTHGLPGSAMPSWDGILTDQQRHQVIAFVMTNLVKDRNFQDTENEDFHVIDFGKQIPTSDESIKRGKDVFMNKGKCVECHGNDERGDGNKTQKDEWGFPIFPADLHKCWNFRGNREDPYNPRNIFREVSTGLNGTPMPSFADALTPEQRWDVANFVISLCPKQKIDPLTAHPALSFVVKSLFVKGDIPSNPNDPTWQKIDPQYIGLAGQITHKPRNFVRLVDDVWVKSIFNGKEIGWEFEWDDRIKSVATPETLAQAASFQETPPAGEPIALRQYPMFNDAVAIQFPAKWQTLAPPEKPRFIFGDTKNAVDVWKWEADGTTTEYTGHGSIGGDLKLDARPTHNVKTVYAEYKDGRWYVIMTRAMTTSDKENDVQFEMGKYIPTVFFVWDGNNGDHGLKTSISTWYYTILQPPTPMQAYVYPFFAVIVVFGIEGWIIRKVSADKQKRK; via the coding sequence ATGAACAAGATTTTATCTGTCTTCGGAAATAAGAAAGCGGTCGCGGTGGGGATCGTCACGGTTGCGCTCATCGCATCCGGAAGCGTGGTCCTGACCTTGGCCCAGACCAAGGATGAAAAGGCCCCCGCCGCTGCCGCGGGCGCGGGTCGTCCGGCCAAGCCATCGCAGCCCGATATCGATGCCGGCAAGCAGATCTATTTTAAGAAGTGTGTTTGGTGCCACGGCCCCGAAGGCGCGGGAGACGGGCCGTCGGCCGATCGCCTCTGGCCGAGGCCCAGAAATTTCAACGCGGGAACATTCAAGATTCGGACCACGGCGAGCGGCGAGCTTCCGACCGAGAACGATCTCTTCTTGACCGTGACCCACGGATTGCCGGGCTCCGCCATGCCGTCCTGGGATGGGATTCTGACCGACCAGCAGCGCCACCAGGTGATCGCGTTCGTCATGACCAATCTTGTGAAAGACCGGAACTTTCAGGATACCGAGAATGAAGACTTCCATGTGATCGACTTCGGCAAACAGATCCCCACCTCCGACGAAAGCATCAAAAGAGGGAAGGATGTTTTCATGAACAAGGGGAAGTGCGTGGAGTGCCACGGCAATGACGAGCGCGGCGACGGGAACAAAACCCAGAAGGATGAGTGGGGCTTCCCCATCTTTCCGGCCGATCTGCACAAATGCTGGAACTTCCGCGGGAACCGTGAAGATCCCTATAATCCAAGGAACATCTTCCGGGAAGTCTCGACCGGCCTGAACGGCACCCCGATGCCCTCGTTCGCCGATGCCCTGACTCCGGAACAGCGTTGGGACGTGGCCAATTTTGTGATTTCCCTCTGCCCGAAGCAAAAGATCGATCCGCTGACGGCCCATCCGGCCCTGTCGTTTGTGGTCAAATCGCTCTTTGTCAAAGGTGATATACCGAGCAACCCGAATGATCCGACCTGGCAGAAAATCGATCCGCAGTATATCGGTCTGGCCGGGCAGATCACCCACAAACCCCGCAACTTCGTCCGTCTGGTGGACGATGTTTGGGTGAAGTCCATCTTCAACGGCAAAGAAATCGGCTGGGAGTTTGAATGGGACGATCGGATCAAGAGCGTGGCCACTCCGGAAACGTTGGCGCAAGCGGCCAGTTTCCAGGAAACGCCGCCGGCCGGGGAGCCGATCGCATTGAGGCAATACCCGATGTTCAACGATGCGGTTGCCATCCAGTTTCCCGCCAAGTGGCAGACGTTGGCCCCGCCGGAGAAGCCGCGGTTCATATTCGGGGATACCAAGAACGCGGTCGATGTCTGGAAATGGGAGGCCGACGGAACGACGACCGAATATACCGGTCACGGGTCGATCGGCGGCGACCTGAAGCTGGATGCCCGTCCCACGCACAACGTGAAAACGGTTTATGCCGAGTATAAAGACGGCCGCTGGTACGTCATTATGACACGCGCGATGACCACGAGCGACAAGGAAAACGACGTGCAATTTGAAATGGGGAAATATATTCCGACCGTGTTCTTCGTCTGGGACGGCAACAACGGCGACCATGGTTTGAAGACGTCGATCTCGACCTGGTACTACACCATCCTTCAGCCGCCGACTCCGATGCAGGCGTATGTTTATCCGTTCTTCGCCGTGATCGTGGTCTTCGGAATCGAGGGCTGGATCATTCGCAAGGTCAGCGCGGATAAGCAAAAGCGCAAATAA
- a CDS encoding cytochrome c yields the protein MWIPGIQPIELLLIITAVAIAYVGINYLLTNIGKRIPAFPQAILLWLGAYTIFKYVLTPPIPSALLYTYMGLVTLVVFLFISSTEKGWTEFKRPILNTVMAATPIYKGVRTVSFVAIPLLVGYGTYDLIVPSFDEPVELRTVHPAPPAAVTVRGQNFTLQTARNPFRVDENGNYLDVGKEEKYFHMNPFSPDAKGYLLYVREGGAIFFQNCHFCHGDNLNGRGMFAFAFNPIPANFSDPGTIAQLQETFVFWRISKGGPGLPREGFPWASAMPPWEEHLTTDEIWKVNMFEYWHTEFFPRTWD from the coding sequence ATGTGGATTCCAGGTATACAACCTATTGAACTGCTCCTAATTATCACGGCCGTGGCGATTGCCTATGTCGGCATCAATTATTTGCTGACTAACATAGGCAAAAGGATCCCGGCTTTCCCGCAGGCCATTCTGCTCTGGCTTGGGGCCTACACGATTTTCAAGTATGTGTTGACCCCGCCGATTCCTTCCGCGCTTCTCTACACCTACATGGGGCTGGTCACCCTGGTTGTCTTCCTGTTCATTTCATCCACGGAGAAGGGATGGACGGAATTTAAGAGGCCGATCCTCAATACCGTCATGGCCGCGACCCCGATTTACAAGGGGGTCAGAACGGTTTCCTTCGTGGCGATTCCTTTGTTGGTGGGCTACGGGACCTACGATTTGATCGTTCCGTCTTTCGACGAACCGGTCGAACTGAGAACCGTGCATCCGGCGCCGCCCGCGGCCGTCACGGTACGCGGCCAAAACTTCACACTGCAAACCGCCCGCAATCCCTTCCGCGTCGATGAAAATGGAAATTATCTGGATGTGGGTAAAGAGGAAAAGTATTTTCATATGAATCCCTTTTCACCGGATGCGAAAGGGTACCTTTTGTATGTGAGGGAAGGCGGGGCCATTTTCTTTCAGAACTGTCATTTCTGCCACGGCGACAACCTGAACGGCCGCGGTATGTTTGCGTTTGCCTTCAACCCGATTCCGGCCAACTTTTCCGACCCGGGAACCATCGCCCAGCTTCAGGAGACCTTCGTCTTCTGGCGAATCTCGAAGGGAGGACCCGGGCTTCCTCGGGAAGGTTTCCCCTGGGCCTCCGCCATGCCTCCGTGGGAGGAACATCTGACCACGGATGAGATCTGGAAAGTGAACATGTTTGAATATTGGCATACGGAATTCTTCCCCAGGACATGGGATTAG